A genomic segment from Bacillus cereus G9842 encodes:
- a CDS encoding maltose acetyltransferase domain-containing protein, whose translation MMKTEKEKMILGEMYIPADPVLVQEREQARILTRKLNDTPEEQLKERSEIIKELFGTTGDNIHLESSFRCDYDYNIHVGENFYANFDCTILDVCPVTIGVNCMLAPGVHIYTATHPLNPIERISGSEYGKPVTIGDNVWIGGRAIINPGVTIGDNAVIASGAVVTKDVPNNVVVGGNPAKIIKKLK comes from the coding sequence ATGATGAAAACAGAAAAAGAAAAGATGATACTAGGAGAAATGTATATACCGGCTGATCCAGTTTTAGTACAAGAAAGAGAGCAAGCACGTATATTAACGAGAAAATTAAATGATACGCCAGAAGAGCAATTGAAAGAGCGTAGCGAAATCATAAAAGAATTATTCGGAACGACAGGAGATAATATTCATCTTGAATCTTCTTTTAGATGTGATTACGACTATAACATTCATGTCGGTGAAAATTTTTACGCGAACTTTGACTGTACGATTTTAGACGTATGCCCGGTAACGATCGGAGTGAATTGTATGTTAGCTCCAGGTGTTCACATTTATACAGCAACGCACCCACTCAATCCAATTGAGCGTATAAGCGGATCAGAATACGGAAAACCAGTTACAATTGGCGATAACGTATGGATTGGCGGAAGAGCAATTATTAATCCAGGTGTAACAATTGGAGACAATGCGGTGATCGCATCTGGTGCTGTCGTAACGAAAGATGTGCCTAATAATGTAGTAGTTGGCGGGAATCCTGCAAAGATTATAAAAAAACTAAAATAA
- the acsA gene encoding acetate--CoA ligase translates to MKVETLPVIKGENNLPNYDEAYANFNWEEVNKNFTWNETGRVNMAYEAIDKHAKSDRKNKVALYYQDGSRKEKYTFKEMKDFSNKAGNVLKNYGDVEKGDRVFIFMPRSPELYFALLGAVKLGAIVGPLFEAFMEGAVRDRLEDSEAKVLITTPELLERVPLNDLPALKTVFLVGDNVEEGGKTVAFNPLFEQASKELHIEWLGREDGLILHYTSGSTGKPKGVLHAQNAMVQHYQTAKWVLDLREDDVYWCTADPGWVTGTAYGIFAPWLVGASNVILGGRFSPEAWYEALQDYGVTVWYSAPTAFRMLMGAGQDAIKKYDLSQVRHVLSVGEPLNPEVIRWGMNAFGLRIHDTWWMTETGGQVICNYPCMEIRPGSMGKPIPGVKAAIVDNEGNEVPPYTMGNLAIAKGWPSMMRGIWNNQQKYESYFMPGDWYVSGDSAYMDEDGYFWFQGRIDDVIMTSGERVGPFEVESKLIEHAAVAEAGVIGIPDPVRGEIIKAFIALRAGYEPSDELKEEIRQFVKKGLAAHAAPRQIEFRDKLPKTRSGKIMRRVLKAWELNLPTGDLSTMED, encoded by the coding sequence ATGAAAGTAGAAACGCTTCCTGTCATTAAAGGAGAAAATAATTTGCCGAATTATGATGAGGCATACGCGAATTTTAACTGGGAAGAGGTTAATAAAAACTTTACTTGGAATGAAACAGGCCGAGTAAATATGGCGTATGAGGCAATTGATAAGCATGCGAAATCCGATCGAAAGAATAAAGTAGCTCTTTATTATCAAGATGGATCGCGAAAAGAGAAATATACATTTAAGGAAATGAAGGATTTTTCTAATAAAGCAGGAAATGTCCTGAAAAATTATGGCGATGTAGAAAAAGGCGATCGCGTTTTTATTTTTATGCCACGTTCTCCAGAATTATATTTCGCACTTTTAGGTGCAGTGAAATTAGGAGCAATTGTTGGACCGTTATTTGAAGCATTTATGGAAGGTGCGGTTCGCGATCGTTTAGAAGATAGTGAAGCGAAGGTGTTAATTACAACGCCTGAGTTATTAGAGCGTGTACCATTAAATGATTTACCTGCTTTAAAAACAGTTTTTCTTGTTGGAGATAATGTAGAAGAAGGCGGTAAAACGGTAGCGTTCAATCCTTTATTTGAACAAGCTTCAAAAGAATTACATATTGAATGGTTAGGCCGTGAAGATGGTTTAATTCTTCACTATACGTCTGGTTCTACTGGTAAGCCAAAAGGTGTGCTTCATGCGCAAAATGCAATGGTTCAGCACTATCAAACGGCGAAATGGGTATTAGATTTAAGAGAAGACGATGTATATTGGTGCACAGCTGATCCAGGCTGGGTAACGGGAACTGCTTACGGTATTTTCGCACCGTGGTTAGTTGGAGCGTCAAATGTTATTTTAGGTGGGCGATTTAGTCCGGAAGCTTGGTATGAAGCACTGCAAGATTACGGTGTAACAGTTTGGTATAGTGCACCGACAGCGTTCCGTATGTTAATGGGAGCTGGACAAGACGCAATTAAAAAATATGACTTATCACAAGTTCGTCACGTATTAAGCGTTGGTGAGCCGTTAAATCCAGAAGTAATTCGCTGGGGTATGAATGCATTTGGACTTCGTATTCATGATACGTGGTGGATGACAGAAACAGGTGGACAAGTTATTTGTAACTACCCTTGTATGGAAATCCGTCCAGGTTCAATGGGTAAACCCATTCCAGGTGTAAAAGCAGCGATTGTTGATAATGAAGGAAATGAAGTTCCTCCATACACAATGGGTAACTTAGCAATTGCGAAAGGTTGGCCATCTATGATGCGCGGGATCTGGAATAACCAGCAAAAGTATGAATCTTATTTCATGCCGGGAGATTGGTACGTATCAGGTGACTCTGCCTATATGGATGAAGATGGATACTTCTGGTTCCAAGGACGTATTGACGATGTAATTATGACGTCAGGTGAGCGCGTTGGTCCGTTTGAAGTAGAAAGTAAATTAATCGAGCATGCTGCTGTTGCAGAAGCAGGTGTAATTGGTATTCCTGATCCAGTGCGTGGCGAAATTATTAAAGCATTTATCGCACTTCGAGCAGGATACGAACCATCTGATGAATTAAAAGAAGAAATTCGTCAATTTGTAAAGAAAGGCCTAGCAGCTCATGCAGCGCCACGACAAATTGAATTTAGAGATAAATTACCGAAAACGAGAAGTGGTAAAATTATGCGCCGCGTATTAAAAGCGTGGGAGCTGAATTTACCAACAGGTGACTTATCAACGATGGAAGATTAA
- the acuA gene encoding acetoin utilization protein acetyltransferase AcuA, giving the protein MIHKKIYNARNLKTAKGTLIIEGPVSTHNLEMYEFHPDLVAFRPAEQQYKAIVEISKLPEARLIIARHDQMIVGYVTYLYPDPLERWSEGKIENLIELGAIEVVPAFRGSSVGKNLLEVSMMDDYMEDYIILTTEYYWHWDLKQTGLNVWEYRKVMEKMMNAGGLQWMATDDPEICSHPANCLMVRIGKRVDTDSIQAFDRLRFHNRFMY; this is encoded by the coding sequence TTGATTCATAAAAAAATATACAATGCTAGAAACTTAAAAACAGCGAAAGGCACTTTAATTATTGAAGGTCCTGTCTCTACACATAATCTTGAAATGTATGAATTTCATCCAGATTTAGTTGCATTTCGTCCTGCTGAACAGCAATATAAAGCAATTGTCGAAATTTCTAAATTACCAGAAGCTCGACTCATTATTGCTAGACATGACCAGATGATTGTTGGATATGTTACATATTTATATCCTGATCCACTTGAACGATGGTCAGAAGGAAAAATAGAAAACTTAATTGAGCTTGGGGCAATTGAAGTAGTTCCAGCCTTCCGCGGGAGTTCTGTCGGAAAGAACTTACTAGAGGTTTCTATGATGGACGATTATATGGAAGATTACATTATATTGACGACTGAATATTATTGGCACTGGGATTTGAAACAAACAGGATTAAATGTTTGGGAATACCGAAAAGTAATGGAAAAGATGATGAATGCCGGCGGGTTACAATGGATGGCTACAGACGATCCTGAAATTTGTTCACATCCCGCCAACTGTTTAATGGTCCGCATCGGTAAACGCGTTGATACGGATTCTATTCAAGCTTTTGATCGTCTACGTTTTCACAATCGTTTTATGTATTAA
- a CDS encoding acetoin utilization AcuB family protein — protein sequence MIVEEIMNQNVVTLHPNDTIETAIRTIRTKGIRHIPIVDQNNHVVGIISDRDVRDASPSILDEQVSLDMLQQPLELIMKHPVMTCHPLDFVEEIATLFFENKIGCLPVTKAGKLVGIISESTVLHTLVKLTGAHQPSSQIEIQVKNEPGILGKVVAIFSDLQINIVSVLVYPAKDENDKVLVFRIQTMNPLKVIDALEAEGYRVLWPNIMGMQA from the coding sequence ATGATTGTAGAAGAAATTATGAATCAAAATGTAGTTACACTACATCCAAACGATACAATCGAAACAGCAATCCGAACGATTCGCACGAAAGGAATTCGGCACATTCCAATTGTCGATCAAAATAATCACGTCGTAGGCATTATTTCTGATCGGGATGTAAGAGATGCAAGTCCGTCTATTCTAGATGAACAAGTTTCACTCGATATGCTACAGCAACCGCTTGAACTTATTATGAAACATCCTGTAATGACTTGCCACCCTCTCGATTTCGTTGAGGAAATTGCTACTTTATTTTTTGAAAATAAAATTGGCTGTCTTCCTGTTACAAAAGCTGGGAAGTTAGTTGGAATAATCTCAGAATCTACAGTACTGCACACGTTAGTAAAATTAACAGGAGCACATCAACCGAGTTCACAAATTGAAATTCAAGTAAAAAATGAACCTGGTATTCTTGGAAAAGTCGTTGCTATTTTTAGTGATTTACAAATAAATATCGTGAGCGTTCTCGTCTACCCAGCAAAAGATGAGAATGATAAAGTACTTGTTTTCCGCATTCAAACGATGAATCCTCTAAAAGTGATTGATGCACTTGAAGCAGAAGGCTATCGCGTATTATGGCCGAACATCATGGGGATGCAAGCATGA
- the acuC gene encoding acetoin utilization protein AcuC, whose protein sequence is MSSAFIYSDEFRGYSFSPDHPFNQLRVTLTYDLLQKGGFISPSQIISPRMATDEEIAYVHTEEYINAVKRAGEGKLEKSIAMTYGLGTEDTPMFPNMHEASALLVGGTLTAVDAVLSGKVKHALNLGGGLHHGFRGKASGFCIYNDSSIAMKYIQKKYGLRVLYIDTDAHHGDGVQWSFYDDPNVCTISLHETGRYLFPGTGAVNERGQGNGYSYSFNVPLDAFTEDESFLKSYRTVVKEVAAYFKPDIILTQNGADAHYYDPLTHLCATMNIYREIPKLAREIANEYCDGRWIAVGGGGYDHWRVVPRAWALIWLEMNNIQNISGYLPPEWIDAWKGQAETELPLTWEDPDNMYKPIPRKPEIEEKNALTVAKSLEIIRNNMTKSLY, encoded by the coding sequence ATGAGTAGCGCGTTTATTTATTCGGATGAATTTCGGGGCTATTCATTTAGCCCTGATCATCCTTTTAACCAACTGCGCGTCACACTTACGTATGATTTATTACAAAAGGGTGGTTTCATCTCTCCCTCTCAAATCATCTCACCACGGATGGCTACAGATGAAGAGATTGCCTACGTTCATACAGAGGAGTACATAAATGCGGTAAAACGTGCTGGAGAAGGAAAGTTAGAAAAATCAATTGCGATGACATATGGACTAGGAACAGAAGATACACCGATGTTCCCAAATATGCACGAAGCAAGCGCATTGCTCGTTGGCGGTACGTTAACAGCTGTCGATGCTGTTCTTTCCGGAAAAGTAAAACACGCACTTAACTTAGGTGGAGGCTTACATCACGGCTTCCGTGGCAAGGCATCTGGTTTTTGTATTTATAACGATAGCTCCATCGCAATGAAGTATATTCAGAAGAAATACGGTTTACGCGTCTTATATATTGATACAGACGCTCATCACGGTGATGGCGTGCAGTGGTCGTTTTATGATGATCCTAACGTATGCACCATTTCATTACATGAAACTGGTCGCTATTTATTCCCTGGAACTGGCGCTGTAAACGAACGTGGACAAGGTAATGGTTATAGTTATTCTTTTAACGTTCCACTGGATGCTTTTACAGAAGATGAATCCTTTCTAAAATCATATCGAACAGTTGTAAAAGAAGTTGCAGCGTACTTTAAACCGGATATTATTTTAACGCAAAATGGTGCCGACGCACATTACTACGACCCACTTACACACCTTTGTGCAACCATGAATATTTACCGCGAAATACCGAAGCTCGCTCGTGAAATTGCTAATGAATATTGCGACGGTCGCTGGATCGCTGTCGGCGGCGGTGGCTATGACCATTGGCGCGTCGTACCAAGAGCTTGGGCACTTATTTGGCTCGAAATGAACAACATCCAAAACATCTCGGGTTATCTCCCTCCAGAATGGATTGACGCTTGGAAAGGACAAGCCGAAACAGAACTTCCCCTCACATGGGAAGATCCAGACAACATGTATAAACCTATCCCCCGTAAACCAGAAATTGAAGAAAAGAATGCATTAACTGTAGCGAAATCCCTTGAAATCATTCGGAATAATATGACAAAATCTTTGTACTAA
- a CDS encoding alpha/beta fold hydrolase has product MKKGRDIMWTQQMIPTKRGTFELFTKGNGEPLCITHHYSQFNETGDYFADVFTATHRVFLINLRDTGSSVTTQSENELSMIETVHDLEAIREALQLPTWHFTGHSTGGMLGLLYAITYPNSLQSLVVAGAAASNYTETPFCIYHPEHSQFHYMQELIENLKSPHLTSEERKELSTKRTKLSLYKPENYNSYFCKPIKKTMSVSRMNAFANEYPSFDLREYLPSIKTKTLIMCGRHDVQCPIQYSIEIHEGICDSTFVTFEESNHYPFLEEAAQFTSTTQIFYKSLQQGTLK; this is encoded by the coding sequence ATGAAAAAAGGACGTGATATTATGTGGACACAACAAATGATCCCCACAAAACGCGGCACATTTGAACTCTTTACAAAAGGAAATGGCGAACCGCTTTGTATTACACATCACTATTCACAATTTAATGAAACTGGTGATTACTTTGCAGATGTTTTCACTGCTACGCATCGTGTATTTCTCATTAATTTACGAGATACTGGTAGCTCTGTAACCACCCAGTCAGAAAACGAATTAAGTATGATTGAAACGGTTCACGATTTAGAAGCAATACGAGAAGCTTTACAACTCCCAACATGGCATTTCACTGGTCATTCAACAGGTGGTATGCTTGGACTTTTATATGCGATTACATATCCAAATTCCTTACAATCATTAGTCGTAGCAGGCGCTGCAGCAAGTAACTATACCGAAACACCATTTTGTATTTATCATCCAGAACATTCACAGTTTCATTATATGCAAGAGCTCATCGAAAACTTAAAAAGCCCTCACCTTACAAGTGAAGAACGGAAAGAACTATCTACTAAGAGAACAAAATTATCATTGTATAAACCAGAAAACTACAACTCTTATTTTTGTAAACCAATCAAAAAAACAATGTCCGTTAGCCGGATGAATGCTTTCGCCAATGAATATCCTTCATTTGATTTAAGGGAGTATTTACCTTCTATAAAAACAAAAACACTAATTATGTGTGGAAGACACGATGTGCAGTGTCCTATTCAATATTCCATCGAGATACATGAGGGTATATGCGATTCTACTTTTGTGACATTTGAGGAGAGCAACCATTATCCTTTTTTAGAAGAAGCTGCTCAGTTTACTTCTACTACTCAAATATTTTATAAATCATTGCAACAAGGAACTCTAAAATAG
- a CDS encoding response regulator transcription factor produces MKRILLIEDEVSIAELQRDYLEINDFQVDVEHSGETGLQIALQEDYDLIILDIMLPKMNGFEICKQIRAVKDIPILLVSAKKEDIDKIRGLGLGADDYITKPFSPSELVARVKAHIARYERLSGNVSKQRDTLYIHGISIDQRARKVFINNEEVAFTTKEFDLLTFFVTHPNQVLNKEQLFERIWGLDSAGDLATVVVHIRKLREKIERDPAHPQYIETVWGAGYRFNV; encoded by the coding sequence TTGAAAAGAATTTTACTAATAGAAGATGAAGTAAGTATTGCAGAATTACAGCGAGATTATTTAGAAATTAATGATTTCCAAGTTGATGTAGAGCATTCAGGAGAAACAGGTTTACAAATAGCCCTGCAAGAAGACTATGATTTAATTATTTTAGATATTATGCTTCCGAAAATGAACGGATTCGAAATTTGTAAACAAATACGTGCTGTAAAAGATATTCCGATTCTACTTGTTTCAGCAAAAAAAGAAGATATAGATAAAATTCGCGGGCTCGGATTAGGAGCGGATGATTATATAACGAAACCGTTTAGCCCAAGCGAATTAGTCGCAAGAGTAAAAGCGCATATTGCTCGTTATGAAAGATTATCAGGAAATGTAAGTAAGCAACGTGATACGCTATACATTCACGGAATTTCTATCGATCAACGAGCGAGGAAAGTTTTTATAAACAATGAAGAAGTGGCATTTACAACGAAGGAATTTGATTTATTAACATTCTTTGTCACACATCCAAACCAAGTATTAAATAAAGAACAGTTATTTGAACGCATTTGGGGATTAGATTCCGCTGGTGATTTAGCCACTGTTGTCGTCCACATTAGAAAGCTACGTGAAAAAATTGAAAGAGATCCTGCCCACCCGCAATATATTGAAACAGTATGGGGAGCTGGTTATCGTTTTAATGTGTAG
- a CDS encoding HAMP domain-containing sensor histidine kinase, with amino-acid sequence MSIKTRFLFSYIAVILVSITLILVAGFLIVFSITGDLEAVKNFYKSSYIQKPLTPEEENAYLELKLAAKQHQSQLLDKSFVSSIEKEGVKIIVRKGENISYANKGFESSTLTEALPKFEAANINSRGTTELGETFYRYVKFDFYFPEKEEGSIFVLKKQSSFVDLTQKLFPILFVSLLLLAILLIGLLSYLVLRSVIKPIFVLKGATEKIKEGNLDFQMPVTSHDEIGQLNQGFEEMRKKLKESIEVQTQYEENRKELISNISHDLKTPITSIIGYVEGIKDGVANTPEKMDKYLTTIHTKAKHMDTLIDELFLFSKLDLNRVPFQFETVELNTFMQELIEEMQMDLSEEGIEINLQLHSSPLYVTADCEKINRVISNLIHNSVKYMDKEEKKITVTVSSDNNKVIVKVIDNGSGIESDTLPYIFERFYRAEQSRNSSTGGSGLGLAIAKQIVEEHGGEIWAESELGKGTSIFFSLEKVEECGE; translated from the coding sequence ATGTCTATTAAAACAAGGTTTTTATTTTCTTATATTGCTGTAATTCTCGTTTCTATTACGCTCATATTAGTCGCGGGATTTTTAATTGTTTTTTCAATAACAGGTGATTTGGAAGCAGTGAAAAATTTCTATAAAAGTTCTTACATTCAAAAGCCGCTTACACCAGAAGAAGAAAATGCCTATCTTGAATTAAAATTAGCGGCAAAGCAACATCAATCTCAATTATTAGATAAATCGTTCGTTTCATCAATTGAAAAAGAAGGTGTGAAAATAATTGTAAGAAAGGGAGAAAACATTTCTTATGCTAATAAGGGATTTGAAAGTTCGACTTTAACAGAAGCCCTTCCGAAATTTGAAGCGGCAAATATTAATAGTCGTGGTACAACGGAACTAGGCGAGACATTTTATCGATATGTAAAGTTTGATTTTTATTTTCCAGAGAAAGAAGAAGGGAGTATATTTGTACTAAAAAAGCAAAGTTCATTTGTAGATCTTACACAAAAATTATTTCCAATCTTATTCGTATCGCTTTTACTATTAGCCATTTTACTCATTGGTTTATTAAGTTATCTTGTTTTAAGAAGTGTAATAAAACCAATTTTTGTATTGAAAGGTGCAACGGAGAAAATTAAAGAAGGAAATTTAGATTTTCAAATGCCAGTTACATCGCACGATGAAATAGGTCAATTAAATCAAGGATTTGAGGAAATGAGGAAGAAGTTAAAGGAATCGATTGAAGTACAAACGCAGTATGAAGAAAATCGAAAAGAACTTATTTCAAACATATCGCATGATTTAAAAACACCGATTACATCTATTATCGGATATGTAGAAGGAATAAAGGACGGGGTAGCAAATACGCCAGAAAAAATGGATAAGTATTTAACGACAATTCATACGAAGGCAAAACATATGGACACACTCATTGATGAACTCTTTTTGTTTTCGAAGCTCGATTTAAATCGAGTTCCATTCCAATTTGAGACAGTTGAATTAAATACGTTTATGCAAGAATTAATAGAAGAGATGCAGATGGATTTAAGTGAAGAAGGTATAGAAATTAACTTACAATTACATTCATCGCCATTATATGTAACGGCTGATTGCGAAAAGATAAATAGAGTTATATCAAATTTAATTCATAATAGTGTGAAGTACATGGATAAAGAAGAGAAGAAAATTACCGTAACAGTATCGAGTGATAACAATAAAGTTATTGTGAAGGTGATAGACAATGGATCAGGTATAGAATCTGATACGCTACCGTATATCTTTGAACGTTTTTATCGTGCAGAACAATCGCGAAATTCTAGCACAGGTGGAAGTGGACTTGGTTTAGCAATAGCGAAGCAAATTGTTGAAGAACATGGCGGGGAAATTTGGGCGGAAAGCGAGCTTGGTAAAGGCACAAGCATTTTCTTCTCATTGGAAAAAGTAGAGGAATGTGGTGAGTAA
- a CDS encoding ankyrin repeat domain-containing protein has product MFKKTFSIICCVIFLQGCSQEQEVKKEMTNMETALLAATEKNETNTVISLLKQGANINATDNQGRTPLMIATYKNDVKTAKALIEAGADVNIQDDMKNNPFLYAGAEGYLDILKLTINAGADPTITNRYGGTALIPASEHGYIDVIKELLTRTNIDVNHVNNLGWTALMEAIVLSNGNETQQQVIRLLIEHGADVNIPDNDGVTPLEHARAHNFAEIEKILLEGNK; this is encoded by the coding sequence ATGTTCAAAAAAACATTCAGTATAATATGTTGCGTAATTTTTTTACAAGGATGCTCGCAAGAACAAGAAGTCAAAAAGGAGATGACAAACATGGAGACTGCACTACTAGCAGCTACTGAAAAAAATGAAACGAATACTGTTATATCTTTACTAAAACAAGGTGCAAATATAAATGCGACGGATAATCAAGGACGTACCCCTCTTATGATTGCTACATACAAAAATGATGTAAAAACCGCAAAAGCACTTATCGAAGCTGGTGCTGACGTAAATATCCAAGATGACATGAAAAACAATCCCTTTCTATACGCCGGTGCGGAAGGTTACTTAGACATTTTAAAGCTAACAATTAATGCTGGTGCAGATCCTACGATTACAAATCGTTACGGCGGAACAGCTCTTATCCCAGCCTCAGAACATGGCTATATTGACGTTATAAAAGAACTCCTCACTCGAACAAATATTGATGTAAATCATGTAAATAACCTAGGATGGACAGCTTTAATGGAAGCTATCGTACTAAGTAACGGAAACGAAACACAGCAACAAGTCATTCGCCTTCTTATTGAGCACGGTGCAGATGTAAATATTCCAGATAATGATGGTGTTACCCCGTTAGAGCATGCTCGCGCTCATAATTTTGCAGAGATAGAGAAAATTTTGTTAGAAGGAAATAAGTAA
- a CDS encoding Gfo/Idh/MocA family protein, which produces MNKPKIGMIGLGSIAQKAYLPTLTKETDWNFVGAFTPNAEKRKQVCQQYRIQDFHSIETLASECDAIFVHSSTASHYEIVSELLKKGIDVYVDKPLAATVEQAEQLVELSEKYNRKLMVGFNRRFVPMYVAAKEQAHDISWIRIEKHRTNKVGPYTYDFTMLDDYLHIVDTARWFANDDLNVVHNMMQINEKNELLYGHHTYTTPSGLLLSTAMHRHAGTNLEQIELVTPGKIIRVKNMNTFEIEQENSVSQSGSPSWDTTLKQRGFEDAVHHFIECVHGDTKPVVDGLEGLKTQQMLQSLLDDVNKN; this is translated from the coding sequence ATGAATAAACCTAAAATTGGGATGATTGGACTTGGTAGCATTGCGCAAAAGGCCTATCTTCCAACACTTACAAAAGAAACAGATTGGAACTTTGTCGGGGCGTTTACACCTAACGCAGAGAAAAGAAAACAAGTTTGCCAGCAATACCGAATTCAAGACTTTCATTCTATTGAAACGTTAGCTTCGGAATGTGATGCAATCTTCGTTCATAGTTCAACTGCATCGCATTATGAAATCGTTTCTGAGCTTTTGAAAAAAGGAATCGACGTTTATGTTGATAAGCCGTTAGCAGCTACTGTGGAACAAGCTGAGCAACTAGTCGAGTTGAGCGAGAAGTATAACCGAAAGTTAATGGTCGGATTTAATCGCAGATTCGTTCCTATGTATGTTGCTGCCAAAGAACAGGCTCATGATATTTCATGGATTCGAATTGAAAAGCATCGCACAAATAAAGTCGGGCCATATACGTACGACTTCACTATGTTAGATGATTATTTACACATTGTAGATACTGCTCGCTGGTTCGCTAATGATGACCTTAACGTCGTTCACAATATGATGCAAATCAATGAAAAGAATGAACTTCTTTACGGACATCATACATATACAACTCCAAGTGGACTGTTACTTTCTACTGCAATGCATCGCCATGCCGGTACAAATTTAGAACAAATTGAACTTGTAACGCCAGGGAAAATCATTCGCGTAAAAAATATGAATACATTTGAAATTGAACAGGAAAACTCAGTTTCACAAAGCGGTTCTCCATCATGGGATACGACGTTAAAACAACGTGGTTTTGAAGATGCTGTTCATCATTTTATTGAATGTGTACACGGAGATACAAAGCCTGTTGTAGATGGATTAGAAGGATTAAAAACGCAGCAAATGCTACAATCTTTACTAGATGATGTAAACAAAAATTAA
- the mscL gene encoding large conductance mechanosensitive channel protein MscL, with product MWNEFKKFAFKGNVVDLAVGVVIGAAFGKIVSSLVKDIITPLLGMVLGGVNFTDLHFGYGKSAVMYGNFIQTIFDFLIIAASIFMFIKVFNKLTSKKEDEKEEEIPEPTKEEVLLGEIRDLLKQQNSSKDRA from the coding sequence ATGTGGAACGAGTTTAAAAAGTTCGCTTTCAAAGGGAATGTCGTTGATTTAGCTGTCGGGGTTGTAATCGGTGCTGCATTCGGTAAAATCGTTAGTTCTTTAGTAAAAGACATTATTACACCATTACTTGGTATGGTATTAGGTGGCGTTAACTTTACAGATTTGCACTTTGGATACGGTAAATCAGCTGTTATGTATGGTAACTTCATCCAAACAATTTTTGATTTCTTAATTATCGCAGCTTCTATCTTTATGTTTATTAAAGTTTTCAACAAACTAACATCTAAAAAAGAAGACGAAAAAGAGGAAGAAATTCCAGAACCAACAAAAGAAGAAGTTCTTCTTGGCGAAATTCGCGACTTATTAAAACAACAAAATTCTTCTAAAGATAGAGCATAA
- a CDS encoding DUF3917 domain-containing protein: MIVLWIITLCMTAIFAYMTLKQNGLKRFVPGSILAGIALITYVISIFIESVSVDMSKSLMFIGITLFAGSIMVLMVAGIILFIHMNSETL, encoded by the coding sequence ATGATCGTTCTTTGGATAATTACGCTTTGTATGACTGCTATTTTTGCATATATGACGTTAAAACAAAATGGTTTAAAGCGATTTGTTCCAGGAAGTATTCTTGCAGGAATTGCCCTTATCACGTATGTAATTTCTATTTTTATTGAAAGTGTATCAGTAGATATGAGCAAAAGTTTAATGTTTATTGGTATTACACTATTTGCAGGTAGCATTATGGTACTTATGGTTGCTGGTATTATTTTATTTATTCATATGAATTCGGAAACGTTATAG
- a CDS encoding DUF3949 domain-containing protein, translated as MIWISLIVLAYFIILVPIQYNYIKILKEKQKKMSVSQNELYDNMSYEESQVHYHYQSNVFTIPASLVASIIYKVKHAA; from the coding sequence ATGATTTGGATTTCACTAATCGTATTAGCTTATTTCATCATTCTCGTCCCAATACAGTACAACTACATTAAAATACTCAAAGAAAAACAGAAAAAAATGAGTGTCTCACAAAACGAACTATATGACAACATGTCTTATGAAGAATCCCAAGTGCATTACCATTATCAAAGTAACGTATTTACAATACCTGCTTCGCTTGTCGCAAGTATTATTTATAAGGTGAAACATGCAGCATAA